A stretch of Paludisphaera borealis DNA encodes these proteins:
- a CDS encoding discoidin domain-containing protein, protein MRKHAKRRAFTPRLAVLEQRRLLALTATWIGQDGSDFVGTEGLINPQRPNDYQDIHIHLTGLSSVAVASVTVTKPVSGGWVWNPLGNWSNAVYKPAAAPGAGDLYMEPEAADPAGTLYDAIRVVYADGTFETTSMTTGSAVDPNLRTPGEQVTAVFVGQVAQDWTGPNIGVGPDGIEDVQIALSNLSAGAAVHVTLTAATNPPRVWESGTNPDGHWNAELLNRPGQNGTLGTTADLFISPDVNLAGVPMTLVVTYEHQNPDGTYTNRSGKTDTVVFTAGATNPNLAMPAVALSNLPQARAASLPQDASSPGYSHAALDAGSLAALPSGQSFATVRTAVLSNLYGSSWAYTGPGAAAPYTGGSSPMALRYNATTGVFDFPPVRDEAGSTLTLLLTFNDGSQAVARFAGAPSDIGRLVADTRVGASVLDVASAADLLAKLQAHAPNIHLTAGSYTLNAPLNLNYPVQITADPGITLNFALSSAPGSPWNSSSGAILVSSSHVALDGFAIRFQGDSSMWTAADRAIVQAGLGDSNVDLSFTHLDVQAPSAAIATGYEDAFALMNFDPGDSGLIANNILKGGWIQLGVGPWQVLDNDYQGAVANTITPTFLNVHTSHDLTITGNHVHALAPAGITLRFLVYGGGDSGQGIGNLIENNTIDGGIGTPVNAVLPPGYDNSPEIILLETYQPRFEGKPSAVSPDGSIVQIPALRGPSARTGDVVSIVTGPYAGQWRMIAQALSPTRYLLADPLPQGDYVITIGRGFVDQTYRGNTIDVRGMSPDNVGLVISGNDWGTRIVDNTFLGGDGLRIGAGSSESAFEGQYGAPWGWSRLPVFDLAINGNMFDDAYISLSVAHDRQYNKSSSGRTYLTGDFSNNEILWTDPSRSPVTIGVGPDPSTGAPAYTQVNYPWLTLDEIRLTMRNNWRSDPSTGAVAATIRVYAATLNGVGANDQTYLLPTASIITAASLGQDGSDFVGGSGTPTSPDDFQDVHLVLTGLSAEKPITQIIVTGYGGGDWRLVGAPAAYALALVRHGTTADLYLQPYQNETGRYITVEIHFADGTTVYPIVDALYATARLPMPIDPAPATSVVSARGGNAAGGEGPAQAFDGDVHTKWLDFSATSWIQYQFAGGAAPVISQYTITSANDTALYPGRAPNSWTLKGSNDGVTWTTLDVRTNEAVTSNFTATTYTFANSTPFKIYKLDDIVSNGDPIIQIAEIQFQTTPTAAAVVDLARGKAATSSSNEGAAYAPGNTVDGDASTRWSSGQWLQNNNIGWITIDLGAVFDVDRVTLDWEAAFAVDYQIQVSDDASNWTTVQSVVGNTTSGVIDYTNLSARGRYVRIYCTQVNATKNYSLYDVNVYGA, encoded by the coding sequence ATGAGAAAGCACGCGAAGAGGCGAGCGTTCACGCCGAGGCTGGCGGTTTTGGAGCAGCGTCGTTTGCTGGCCCTGACCGCGACGTGGATCGGGCAGGATGGAAGCGACTTCGTGGGCACCGAGGGGCTGATCAACCCGCAGCGCCCCAACGACTACCAGGACATCCACATCCATTTGACGGGCCTGTCCAGTGTCGCCGTGGCCAGCGTCACGGTCACCAAGCCCGTGAGCGGCGGTTGGGTCTGGAACCCACTCGGCAACTGGTCGAACGCCGTTTATAAGCCCGCCGCCGCCCCCGGCGCGGGCGACCTCTACATGGAGCCCGAAGCCGCCGACCCCGCGGGCACGTTGTACGACGCTATTCGCGTCGTCTACGCCGACGGGACGTTCGAGACGACCTCGATGACCACCGGCTCGGCGGTCGACCCCAACCTCCGGACGCCCGGCGAGCAGGTCACGGCCGTCTTCGTGGGGCAGGTCGCCCAGGATTGGACCGGACCGAACATCGGCGTCGGCCCGGATGGGATCGAGGACGTTCAGATCGCCCTGTCCAACCTCTCGGCGGGCGCGGCGGTCCACGTCACGCTCACCGCCGCCACCAATCCGCCCCGGGTGTGGGAATCCGGAACCAACCCCGACGGCCACTGGAACGCCGAGCTGTTGAACCGGCCGGGGCAGAACGGGACCCTGGGAACGACCGCCGATTTGTTCATCTCCCCCGACGTCAATCTCGCCGGCGTCCCGATGACCCTGGTGGTCACCTACGAGCATCAGAACCCCGACGGGACGTACACCAACCGGAGCGGCAAGACCGACACGGTCGTCTTCACGGCGGGCGCGACGAACCCCAACCTGGCCATGCCCGCCGTCGCCCTGTCGAATCTGCCCCAAGCGAGGGCGGCGAGCCTGCCGCAAGACGCGTCGAGCCCCGGTTACTCGCACGCGGCCCTCGACGCCGGAAGCCTGGCGGCCCTTCCGTCCGGCCAGTCGTTCGCCACCGTGCGCACGGCGGTGCTCAGCAATCTCTATGGTTCGAGCTGGGCTTACACGGGGCCGGGGGCGGCGGCTCCGTATACGGGCGGATCGAGCCCGATGGCCCTGCGGTACAACGCGACGACCGGCGTCTTCGACTTCCCGCCCGTCCGCGACGAGGCCGGTTCGACCCTCACCCTGCTGCTGACGTTCAACGACGGCTCCCAGGCCGTCGCCCGGTTCGCCGGTGCGCCGAGCGACATCGGCCGTCTCGTCGCCGACACCCGCGTCGGGGCGAGCGTTCTCGACGTCGCCAGCGCCGCCGACCTGCTCGCCAAGCTCCAGGCCCACGCGCCGAACATCCATCTCACGGCCGGCTCGTACACGCTGAACGCCCCCTTGAATCTGAACTATCCGGTTCAGATCACGGCCGATCCGGGGATCACGCTGAACTTCGCCCTGTCGAGCGCCCCGGGCTCGCCGTGGAACTCGTCGTCGGGGGCGATTCTCGTCTCGTCCAGCCACGTCGCCCTCGACGGCTTTGCGATTCGGTTCCAGGGCGATTCCAGCATGTGGACGGCCGCCGATCGGGCCATCGTCCAGGCGGGGCTGGGCGATTCGAACGTCGACCTCTCGTTCACTCATCTCGACGTCCAGGCTCCGTCGGCCGCGATCGCCACGGGCTACGAGGACGCGTTCGCCCTCATGAACTTCGACCCGGGCGATTCGGGCCTGATCGCGAATAACATTCTCAAGGGAGGCTGGATCCAGCTCGGGGTCGGACCCTGGCAGGTGCTCGACAACGATTATCAAGGCGCGGTCGCCAACACGATCACGCCGACCTTTCTGAACGTGCACACGAGCCACGACCTGACGATCACCGGCAACCACGTCCACGCCCTCGCCCCCGCCGGGATCACGCTGCGGTTCCTGGTCTACGGCGGCGGCGATTCCGGTCAAGGGATCGGCAACCTGATCGAGAACAACACGATCGACGGCGGAATCGGCACGCCCGTGAACGCGGTGCTCCCACCCGGGTACGACAACAGCCCCGAGATCATCTTGCTGGAAACCTACCAGCCTCGGTTCGAGGGGAAGCCGTCGGCCGTCTCGCCCGACGGTTCGATCGTACAGATCCCCGCGCTGCGCGGCCCGTCGGCCCGGACCGGCGACGTCGTCTCGATCGTGACCGGACCGTACGCCGGCCAGTGGCGGATGATCGCCCAGGCGCTCAGCCCGACGCGGTACCTGCTCGCCGATCCGCTGCCGCAAGGCGACTATGTGATCACGATCGGCCGCGGCTTCGTCGACCAGACCTATCGCGGCAACACGATCGACGTGCGTGGGATGTCCCCGGACAACGTCGGCCTCGTCATCAGCGGCAACGATTGGGGCACGCGCATCGTCGACAACACGTTCCTCGGCGGCGACGGCCTCCGCATCGGCGCCGGCTCCAGCGAGAGCGCCTTCGAAGGTCAATACGGCGCGCCCTGGGGCTGGTCGCGGCTGCCGGTCTTCGACCTCGCGATCAACGGCAACATGTTCGACGACGCCTATATCTCGCTCAGCGTCGCGCACGACCGGCAATACAACAAGTCGAGCAGTGGGCGGACGTATCTCACGGGCGACTTCTCGAACAACGAGATCCTCTGGACGGACCCCTCCCGATCCCCCGTGACGATCGGCGTCGGCCCCGATCCCAGCACCGGCGCGCCCGCCTACACTCAGGTGAATTACCCCTGGCTCACCCTCGACGAGATCCGCCTGACCATGCGGAACAACTGGAGGAGCGACCCCTCGACCGGCGCGGTGGCGGCGACGATCCGGGTCTACGCCGCGACGCTCAACGGCGTCGGGGCCAACGATCAGACCTACCTTCTGCCGACCGCCTCGATCATCACGGCCGCGTCGCTCGGGCAGGACGGGAGCGACTTCGTCGGCGGCTCGGGGACGCCGACCAGCCCCGACGACTTCCAGGACGTCCACCTCGTCCTGACCGGCCTCTCCGCCGAGAAGCCGATCACCCAGATCATCGTCACCGGCTACGGCGGTGGCGATTGGCGGCTGGTCGGCGCCCCCGCCGCTTACGCGTTGGCCCTCGTCCGCCACGGGACTACCGCCGACCTTTACCTCCAGCCCTACCAGAACGAGACCGGACGCTATATCACGGTCGAGATCCATTTCGCCGACGGAACCACGGTTTATCCGATCGTCGACGCCCTTTATGCGACGGCCCGCCTGCCGATGCCGATCGATCCGGCGCCGGCGACGAGCGTCGTCTCGGCCCGAGGCGGCAACGCGGCCGGCGGCGAGGGCCCGGCGCAGGCGTTCGACGGCGACGTCCACACCAAATGGCTCGACTTCTCGGCGACCAGTTGGATCCAGTATCAATTCGCCGGCGGCGCCGCCCCGGTGATCTCGCAATACACGATCACCAGCGCCAACGACACGGCCTTGTACCCCGGCCGCGCGCCGAACAGTTGGACGCTCAAGGGCTCCAACGACGGCGTGACCTGGACGACCCTCGACGTCCGGACCAACGAGGCGGTCACGTCCAACTTCACCGCGACCACGTATACATTCGCGAATTCGACGCCGTTCAAGATCTACAAGCTCGACGACATCGTCAGCAACGGCGACCCGATCATCCAGATCGCCGAGATTCAATTCCAGACGACGCCGACGGCCGCCGCGGTCGTCGACCTGGCGCGAGGCAAGGCCGCGACCTCCTCCTCCAACGAAGGCGCCGCTTACGCGCCCGGCAATACGGTCGACGGCGACGCCTCGACGCGATGGTCAAGCGGCCAGTGGCTGCAAAACAACAACATCGGCTGGATCACCATCGACCTGGGCGCCGTCTTCGACGTCGACCGCGTGACGCTCGACTGGGAGGCCGCCTTCGCGGTCGACTACCAGATCCAGGTCAGCGACGACGCCAGCAACTGGACGACCGTCCAATCCGTCGTCGGCAACACGACCAGCGGCGTGATCGATTACACGAACCTCTCGGCGCGCGGCCGCTACGTGCGGATCTACTGCACCCAGGTCAACGCCACCAAGAACTACTCGCTGTACGATGTGAACGTCTACGGCGCGTGA
- a CDS encoding zf-HC2 domain-containing protein, translating into MKTKPDQTACAWTRRRLPLFVGMAADAGSTTERDGDLSRDDRLSIEDHLDVCGDCRRRRSALVRSMSLLSAAAAESPVEPHAPSLWQGVAARIEAAEASQPSIWSRVSRALLPASARTVADRATGRLDRIRGGLPLQLAWMRDSIGHDLPDRLRTALDRDARSSVRLGDRIFGSLTSPAGLGAVAAATVFVVAASLVHRSATEAEARIAAESRPIPIELQAVPLVIAPARAEASSADESRSQESESSTEPEALAQVSTPSSPASGSVPASNASKPAAVRRYDHDLEYGIPMPPDARIAKPAY; encoded by the coding sequence ATGAAAACAAAACCAGACCAAACAGCGTGCGCCTGGACGCGACGTCGGCTCCCCCTCTTCGTGGGAATGGCCGCCGACGCCGGATCGACGACCGAGCGGGACGGCGATCTGAGCCGCGACGATCGGCTGTCGATCGAGGACCATCTCGACGTCTGCGGCGATTGCCGGCGGCGGCGGTCGGCCCTCGTCCGGTCGATGTCCCTCCTGTCGGCGGCGGCGGCCGAGTCGCCCGTCGAGCCCCACGCCCCGTCGCTCTGGCAAGGGGTCGCGGCCCGGATCGAGGCGGCCGAGGCGTCGCAACCGTCGATCTGGTCGCGGGTCTCTCGGGCGCTCTTGCCCGCCTCGGCTCGTACCGTCGCCGACCGCGCGACCGGCCGGCTCGACCGCATCCGGGGCGGCCTGCCGCTCCAGCTCGCCTGGATGCGCGACTCGATCGGCCACGACCTGCCCGACCGCCTCCGAACCGCCCTCGACCGCGACGCGCGGTCGTCGGTCCGCCTCGGCGACCGGATTTTCGGGTCGCTGACCTCCCCCGCCGGCCTGGGCGCGGTCGCCGCTGCGACGGTCTTCGTCGTCGCCGCCTCGCTCGTGCACCGATCGGCGACCGAAGCCGAGGCGCGGATCGCCGCCGAATCGAGGCCGATCCCGATCGAGCTTCAGGCGGTCCCCCTGGTCATCGCGCCGGCGCGGGCCGAAGCCTCCTCGGCCGACGAGTCGCGGTCGCAGGAGTCCGAGTCGTCGACCGAACCCGAGGCCCTGGCCCAGGTTTCGACTCCGTCCTCCCCCGCCTCGGGCTCGGTCCCGGCGAGCAACGCCAGCAAGCCGGCGGCCGTCCGCCGCTACGACCACGATCTTGAATACGGCATCCCCATGCCTCCCGACGCTCGGATCGCCAAGCCCGCCTACTGA
- a CDS encoding RNA polymerase sigma factor: MTPSLDTTAVTATSGSEDEASLNDAWLVERARHGDHAAFAVLVRRYERKLIRVLARLVRDPEHARDLAQETFWRVYSRLDRFDSGRRFGPWLFRVGVNLGLDQLRRNKSEPPPPASIDRSYDDGRAPFDPPDPDPRIQAELAQEVQFILAQMPVSYRTILVLRDLEGFSSSEVAAIVGRREATVRWRLSKAREKFRLIWERRQDAAQEAATDG; encoded by the coding sequence GTGACCCCCTCCTTGGATACCACGGCCGTTACGGCGACTTCGGGCTCCGAGGACGAGGCCAGTCTCAACGACGCCTGGCTGGTCGAGCGGGCGCGGCATGGTGATCATGCCGCATTCGCCGTGCTCGTCAGACGTTACGAACGCAAGCTGATCCGCGTGCTGGCTCGACTGGTGCGCGATCCCGAACACGCTCGCGACCTGGCTCAAGAGACGTTCTGGCGGGTTTACAGCCGCCTCGACCGTTTCGATTCAGGCCGGCGGTTCGGCCCCTGGCTGTTCCGGGTGGGCGTCAACCTCGGGCTCGACCAGCTTCGGCGCAACAAGAGCGAGCCCCCGCCGCCGGCCTCGATCGACCGCAGTTACGACGATGGGCGAGCCCCGTTCGACCCACCCGATCCGGACCCGAGAATTCAGGCGGAGCTGGCCCAGGAGGTTCAGTTCATCCTCGCACAGATGCCCGTTTCGTACCGTACGATCCTCGTCCTCCGCGATTTAGAAGGATTCTCGTCGTCGGAGGTTGCGGCGATCGTGGGCCGTCGAGAGGCGACGGTGCGATGGCGTCTTTCCAAGGCACGCGAAAAATTCCGCTTAATCTGGGAGCGCCGCCAGGATGCGGCGCAGGAGGCAGCCACGGACGGCTGA
- the hoxU gene encoding bidirectional hydrogenase complex protein HoxU — MTIVTLQIDGKIVGAREGDTVLHAARSAGVDIPALCHLEGLTDVGSCRLCLVEVGDGKPMTPACVTAVAEGLDVRTDTERLRFHRRTVVELMFAAGNHACAVCVANGDCELQDAAVAVGMDHVGFEYQHKPLTVDVSHELFGVDHNRCILCTRCVRVCDEIEGARTWGVSGRGADARVATDLDQPWGDSPTCTSCGKCVMACPTGALFHRGDTVSGIDHRRDRLASLIAAREHKPWPV, encoded by the coding sequence ATGACGATCGTCACCCTCCAGATCGACGGCAAGATCGTCGGGGCGCGCGAGGGCGACACCGTCCTCCACGCGGCTCGCTCGGCCGGCGTCGACATTCCAGCTCTCTGCCACCTCGAGGGCCTGACCGACGTCGGCTCCTGCCGGCTCTGCCTGGTCGAGGTCGGCGACGGCAAGCCCATGACGCCCGCATGTGTGACCGCGGTCGCCGAGGGATTGGACGTCCGGACCGACACGGAGAGATTGCGATTCCATCGGCGCACGGTCGTGGAACTGATGTTCGCCGCGGGCAACCACGCCTGCGCCGTGTGCGTCGCCAACGGTGATTGCGAGTTGCAGGACGCGGCCGTCGCCGTCGGCATGGATCACGTCGGGTTCGAGTATCAGCACAAGCCGCTGACGGTAGACGTCAGCCACGAGCTGTTCGGCGTCGACCACAACCGCTGTATCCTCTGCACCCGTTGCGTGCGGGTCTGCGATGAGATCGAGGGGGCGCGCACCTGGGGCGTTTCGGGCCGCGGCGCGGACGCCAGGGTGGCGACCGACCTGGACCAGCCCTGGGGCGACTCGCCGACCTGCACATCATGCGGCAAGTGCGTGATGGCCTGCCCGACCGGCGCCCTCTTCCATCGCGGAGACACCGTCTCGGGAATCGACCACCGTCGCGACCGGCTCGCTTCTTTGATCGCAGCGCGGGAGCACAAGCCATGGCCCGTTTGA
- a CDS encoding S1C family serine protease — MAPRETHVRNRLLLWLASGLGFAVLAWAVSNGSLNRLSWGPSARAPEPSFPTRAQVAKDAKAGPSRAFARWLATSGAMGVDGDGDLDSDPNAFPIPAAPPTLAHREHEESDDDEVLFAAMERLERRMAAGMIRARDSVVTLEYKAADGPDGTRRVATGVVINPQGDVLSVRIDRPVRAPGESEADDETGPARITARDAFGRQHLARWIAADPDTGLTLLRIAPRAVRPIRQAAEGPALGSQVFVIGNPFGLGHSVSRGQIAGLDRTLELRSRQINGLIQVQTPLFPGDSGAVVVNFRGQWLGLIRSGLAIPSTENAPTGERGNDLGFAVPADHALWIAAQLRDLGQVDRAYLGVRLESDSALATSPEGAALRDVLPDTPAARGGLRIGDLIVSFDDQPTRTALDLTERLDRTPARKAVRLEIVRGGGAKPERKVVWVETANRPDVPRPAPPTAVVVTPTAAATPAAPTSPKHLRAPVGPTRAEELPLTLPPAVADRLDRLERRLNLLEHPEPSRPEKQASTAQIAP, encoded by the coding sequence ATGGCGCCCCGCGAGACCCACGTCCGGAACCGCCTGCTCCTCTGGCTCGCCAGCGGCCTGGGGTTCGCGGTCCTGGCCTGGGCGGTCTCGAACGGCTCGCTCAACCGGCTGAGTTGGGGACCGTCGGCCCGAGCGCCGGAACCCTCCTTCCCGACGCGGGCGCAGGTGGCGAAGGACGCCAAGGCCGGCCCGTCGCGAGCCTTCGCCCGCTGGCTGGCGACGTCGGGCGCGATGGGCGTCGACGGCGACGGCGACCTCGATTCCGACCCGAACGCGTTCCCGATCCCGGCCGCCCCCCCCACGCTCGCGCACCGCGAGCACGAAGAGTCCGACGACGACGAGGTCTTGTTCGCGGCGATGGAGCGGCTCGAACGGCGGATGGCGGCCGGCATGATCCGCGCCCGCGACTCGGTGGTGACGCTCGAATACAAGGCGGCCGACGGACCCGACGGCACCCGCCGCGTGGCCACGGGGGTCGTCATCAATCCGCAAGGCGACGTCCTCTCGGTCCGGATCGATCGGCCCGTCCGGGCCCCGGGCGAGAGCGAGGCCGACGACGAGACGGGCCCGGCGCGGATCACCGCGCGCGACGCCTTCGGCCGCCAGCACCTGGCGCGCTGGATCGCCGCCGATCCCGACACCGGCCTGACGCTTTTGAGGATCGCCCCGCGCGCCGTCCGGCCGATCCGCCAGGCCGCCGAAGGCCCGGCGCTCGGCAGCCAGGTGTTTGTGATCGGCAACCCGTTCGGCCTCGGGCACTCGGTCAGCCGGGGCCAGATCGCCGGCCTCGACCGGACGCTGGAGCTGCGGTCGCGGCAGATCAACGGCCTGATCCAGGTGCAGACCCCGCTCTTTCCGGGCGACAGCGGCGCGGTGGTGGTGAACTTCCGGGGCCAGTGGCTGGGCCTGATCCGCAGCGGCCTGGCGATCCCGTCGACGGAGAACGCTCCGACCGGCGAGCGCGGCAACGACCTCGGTTTCGCCGTCCCCGCCGACCACGCCTTGTGGATCGCCGCCCAGCTCCGCGACCTCGGCCAGGTCGACCGCGCGTATCTGGGCGTCCGCCTTGAATCGGACTCGGCCCTCGCGACCTCTCCCGAAGGCGCCGCGCTCCGCGACGTCTTGCCCGACACCCCCGCGGCGCGGGGAGGGCTTCGGATCGGCGACCTGATCGTCTCGTTCGACGACCAGCCGACGCGCACCGCCCTCGACCTGACCGAGCGGCTCGACCGCACGCCCGCCAGGAAGGCCGTCCGGCTCGAAATCGTTCGGGGAGGCGGGGCCAAGCCCGAGCGCAAGGTCGTCTGGGTCGAGACGGCCAACCGGCCCGACGTCCCTCGTCCCGCCCCGCCGACCGCCGTCGTCGTCACCCCGACCGCCGCCGCGACCCCCGCCGCGCCGACTTCGCCCAAACATCTCCGCGCCCCGGTCGGCCCGACCCGCGCCGAGGAGCTTCCGCTCACGCTCCCCCCGGCCGTCGCCGACCGCCTCGACCGCCTCGAACGCCGGCTCAACCTGCTCGAACATCCCGAGCCGAGCCGTCCCGAGAAGCAGGCGAGCACCGCCCAGATCGCTCCCTGA
- the trxA gene encoding thioredoxin, with amino-acid sequence MSDAASTPTSSAPTSSPLCPHILDATSESFTVDVIERSRTAPVVIDFWAPWCGPCKMLGPVLEKLAREYDGKFTLVKIDVDQASDIAGSFGVRSIPAVFGVRDGQVFDAFTGVLPENSIRQWIDRLLPSPAETLIKQAQALEATDPQTAEAKYAEALAIIPDLPEAQLGLARLALAAGRTEEAAGVIFALERRGFLEPEGEKLKAELILRTQAANSGGVDAARAALAAEPKDLARKFALAEALAASGGYEEALSICLDLVERDRKGVGEKARQTMLAVFQLLPSDSPLVTEFRRQLSLAL; translated from the coding sequence ATGAGCGACGCCGCTTCGACTCCGACCTCGTCCGCGCCGACTTCTTCGCCCCTTTGCCCGCACATCCTCGACGCCACGTCCGAATCGTTCACGGTCGACGTGATCGAGCGGTCGCGGACCGCGCCGGTCGTCATCGATTTCTGGGCGCCGTGGTGCGGCCCTTGCAAGATGTTGGGGCCGGTGCTGGAGAAGCTGGCGCGCGAGTACGACGGCAAGTTCACGCTGGTGAAGATCGACGTCGACCAGGCGAGCGACATTGCGGGGAGCTTCGGCGTGCGGTCGATCCCGGCCGTCTTCGGCGTCCGCGACGGCCAGGTGTTCGACGCCTTCACCGGGGTCCTGCCCGAAAACTCGATCCGTCAGTGGATCGACCGCCTGCTGCCGAGCCCCGCCGAGACCCTGATCAAACAGGCCCAGGCGCTTGAGGCGACCGATCCGCAGACCGCCGAGGCGAAGTACGCCGAGGCCCTGGCGATCATCCCCGACCTCCCCGAAGCGCAGCTCGGCCTGGCCCGGCTGGCGCTCGCCGCCGGCCGCACCGAAGAGGCCGCCGGCGTGATCTTCGCGCTCGAGCGCCGGGGGTTCCTGGAGCCCGAGGGCGAGAAGCTCAAGGCCGAGCTGATCCTGCGGACGCAAGCCGCGAACTCCGGCGGCGTCGACGCCGCCCGCGCCGCCCTCGCCGCCGAGCCGAAAGATCTGGCCCGCAAGTTCGCCCTGGCCGAAGCCCTCGCCGCCTCCGGCGGCTACGAAGAAGCCCTTTCAATCTGCCTCGACCTCGTCGAGCGCGACCGCAAGGGGGTCGGCGAGAAAGCCCGCCAGACCATGCTCGCCGTCTTCCAGCTCCTCCCCTCCGACTCGCCTCTCGTCACCGAATTCCGCCGCCAACTGTCCCTGGCGCTCTAG
- a CDS encoding polysaccharide biosynthesis C-terminal domain-containing protein: MSTATTAIPAARALPPVLGRLLSGTFWLALRVPLQVVFSLWTTRLILDTIHADAMGAYGFATGFGFFQMLFEFGVSSALQRQISDSWTRGDREGVDRAVACGLNFYTAMAFVQMVALLGLAYWALPHTGFQGESYNLIVKLLWLQIVTAPCYGFSVVVSSVLQAARRYDFIPRLELAITILRNLVLIAGLKSGVDFFYLVVAQTAIQVFLSLGPAVWVMIHDLGQKPRFRGARWADYKILGHISFYMALIQISVVLGDKVDTTILGFAIHEPGPANAMYSVVSKPFLQLRQTGWMLAYMVMPAVASLAAARDSLGLERIKYDGTRMHLTAVLPIGLLGWIYAGPFLTLWIGQGLDCDPEKIAPLMRLFLTAAIPLILSVPVQMAIGVNKIEVIALSALGGALINVPISYYLTTRLGVAGVIWGTVLTTFVSNLIVPGVYVFRVLEIDPRTFLKRTLSAPLTGAVALIAATWLVRQAMPITYPGESLRTRAVPLLIHLTLGTVAFIGGYLLVPTGRGDLASVWAKLRRR, translated from the coding sequence GTGAGTACGGCTACCACCGCCATACCCGCCGCCCGGGCGCTGCCGCCCGTATTGGGGCGTTTGCTCAGCGGAACCTTCTGGCTGGCGCTGCGCGTCCCGCTTCAGGTCGTCTTCTCGCTGTGGACGACCCGGTTGATCCTGGACACGATCCACGCCGACGCGATGGGGGCGTACGGGTTCGCCACGGGGTTCGGCTTCTTCCAGATGCTGTTCGAATTCGGGGTCAGCTCGGCGCTCCAGCGGCAGATTTCCGATTCGTGGACGCGGGGCGATCGCGAGGGGGTCGACCGGGCCGTGGCCTGCGGCCTGAATTTCTACACCGCGATGGCCTTCGTACAGATGGTGGCGCTCCTGGGGCTCGCTTACTGGGCGTTGCCACACACGGGGTTCCAGGGCGAGTCATACAATCTGATCGTCAAGCTGCTCTGGCTCCAGATCGTGACGGCGCCGTGCTACGGGTTCTCGGTGGTGGTGTCGAGCGTGCTGCAAGCGGCGCGACGATACGACTTCATCCCCCGGCTCGAGCTGGCGATCACGATCCTCCGCAACCTGGTCCTGATCGCCGGGCTCAAGAGCGGCGTCGACTTCTTCTACCTGGTCGTGGCCCAGACGGCGATCCAGGTGTTCTTGTCGCTGGGGCCGGCAGTCTGGGTGATGATCCACGACCTCGGCCAGAAACCTCGGTTTCGCGGCGCCCGCTGGGCCGACTACAAGATCCTCGGCCACATCAGCTTCTACATGGCGCTCATCCAGATCAGCGTGGTGCTGGGCGACAAGGTCGACACGACGATTCTCGGGTTCGCGATCCACGAGCCCGGTCCGGCGAACGCCATGTACAGCGTGGTGAGCAAGCCATTCTTGCAGCTTCGCCAGACCGGCTGGATGCTCGCCTACATGGTCATGCCGGCCGTCGCCAGCCTGGCCGCGGCGCGCGACAGCCTCGGGCTGGAGCGGATCAAGTACGACGGCACCCGGATGCACCTGACCGCCGTCCTGCCGATCGGCCTGCTCGGCTGGATCTACGCCGGGCCGTTCCTGACCCTCTGGATCGGCCAGGGCCTGGACTGCGACCCCGAGAAGATCGCCCCGCTGATGCGGCTGTTTTTGACCGCCGCGATCCCGTTGATCCTCTCGGTCCCCGTGCAGATGGCCATCGGCGTCAACAAGATCGAGGTCATCGCCCTGTCGGCCCTGGGCGGGGCGCTGATCAACGTGCCGATCAGCTACTATTTGACCACGCGACTGGGCGTCGCCGGCGTGATCTGGGGCACCGTGCTGACCACGTTCGTCTCAAACTTGATCGTGCCCGGAGTGTACGTCTTCCGCGTCCTGGAGATCGACCCGCGCACCTTCCTGAAGCGGACGCTGAGCGCTCCCCTGACCGGCGCGGTCGCCTTGATCGCGGCGACCTGGCTGGTCCGCCAGGCGATGCCGATCACCTACCCGGGCGAATCGCTGCGGACCCGCGCCGTGCCGCTGTTGATCCACCTGACGCTCGGCACCGTCGCGTTCATCGGCGGCTATCTGCTCGTCCCCACCGGCCGCGGCGACCTCGCCAGCGTCTGGGCCAAGCTCCGACGCCGCTGA